In a single window of the Sediminicoccus sp. KRV36 genome:
- a CDS encoding tripartite tricarboxylate transporter substrate-binding protein → MRRRLLLAAPLAAPLVARAQSWTPSGPIRVVVPFAAGGTTDVLARLFGQRLTETLGVSILVENRGGGGGSIGADIVAKAPPDGQVLLFHNSTFSATSAVMEFQNRAQHSLERDFAPISLGALVPTVVMVHPSVPATTVPEFIAWARQQPSPPFYGSTGPGSAGHLVGEVLKRDGNFQMEHVPFRGASLLIQDLMVGRIQFGGDQLSTGIPHIRAGALRPIAIRSTTRNRLLPEISTVREQGFPNAEILGWNGFFAPARTPEPILARLQAEIAAASRHPPLAARIDELGADPGGNSSAEFTAMVHAQVAALRPVVASLNLRAE, encoded by the coding sequence ATGCGCCGCCGTCTTCTGCTCGCCGCGCCACTGGCCGCGCCGCTCGTCGCGCGGGCCCAATCCTGGACGCCGTCTGGCCCGATCCGCGTCGTCGTGCCCTTCGCCGCCGGCGGCACCACGGATGTCCTGGCGCGCCTCTTCGGCCAGCGCCTGACCGAGACGCTGGGCGTCTCCATCCTGGTCGAGAATCGCGGCGGGGGCGGCGGCTCCATCGGCGCTGATATCGTGGCCAAGGCGCCACCCGATGGGCAGGTGCTGCTGTTCCACAACTCCACCTTCTCGGCCACATCCGCCGTGATGGAGTTCCAGAACCGCGCGCAGCACTCGCTGGAGCGCGATTTCGCGCCGATCAGCCTTGGGGCGCTGGTGCCCACCGTGGTGATGGTGCACCCCTCCGTGCCGGCCACCACCGTACCGGAATTCATCGCCTGGGCACGCCAGCAGCCCTCGCCGCCCTTCTATGGCTCCACCGGCCCGGGCAGTGCCGGGCATCTGGTGGGTGAGGTGCTGAAGCGCGACGGCAATTTCCAGATGGAGCATGTGCCCTTCCGCGGCGCCTCGCTGCTCATCCAGGATCTGATGGTGGGCCGCATCCAGTTCGGCGGGGACCAGCTCTCCACCGGCATCCCGCATATCCGCGCCGGCGCGTTGCGGCCCATCGCCATCCGCTCCACCACGCGCAACCGGCTGCTGCCGGAAATTTCGACGGTGCGGGAGCAAGGATTTCCCAATGCGGAAATCCTCGGCTGGAACGGATTTTTCGCGCCGGCCCGCACGCCGGAACCCATCCTTGCCCGGCTTCAGGCCGAGATCGCCGCGGCCTCCCGCCACCCGCCGCTGGCCGCGCGCATTGATGAGCTGGGCGCTGATCCGGGCGGGAATTCCAGCGCCGAGTTCACGGCGATGGTGCATGCGCAGGTGGCGGCGCTGCGGCCTGTGGTGGCTTCGTTGAATTTGCGGGCGGAGTAG
- a CDS encoding tripartite tricarboxylate transporter substrate binding protein, with the protein MFTRRQLAPLALGLCFTPAVLRAQGVSTGWTPSGPIRIIVPFPAGGTTDILARLYAQRLTETMGVSVVVENRGGAGGSIGSDVVAKAAPDGQTLLFHNLTFSTTTAALEFAGRAPHSIERDFAPISMGANVPMMLLVHRDVPARNITEFAAWARSQPSAPFYGSTGPGSTINLMGEVLKRDGNFPMEHVPFRGAAPLVQDMLAGRIQFGGDQLSSSLTHIRGGTLRPIATLATTRAGALPDVQTVREQGFANAEMLGWNGFFAPARTPEAVMIRLQAEIAAAARHPALAARIQELGAEPGGNSSAEFTQAVHGQIAAMRPLVQSLQMRVE; encoded by the coding sequence ATGTTCACCCGCCGCCAGCTTGCCCCGCTTGCCCTGGGCCTGTGCTTCACCCCGGCCGTCCTGCGCGCCCAGGGGGTATCTACTGGCTGGACCCCCAGCGGCCCCATTCGGATCATCGTGCCCTTCCCGGCGGGCGGCACCACCGACATCCTGGCCCGGCTCTACGCGCAACGCCTGACCGAGACGATGGGCGTTTCCGTCGTGGTCGAGAATCGCGGTGGCGCGGGTGGTTCCATCGGCTCGGATGTGGTGGCCAAGGCCGCACCGGACGGGCAGACGCTGCTGTTCCACAACCTCACCTTCAGCACCACCACGGCGGCGCTGGAATTCGCGGGCCGGGCACCGCATTCCATCGAGCGGGATTTCGCGCCCATCAGCATGGGCGCCAATGTGCCGATGATGCTGCTGGTGCACCGCGACGTGCCGGCGCGCAACATCACCGAATTCGCCGCCTGGGCGCGCAGCCAGCCCAGCGCGCCCTTCTATGGCTCAACCGGCCCCGGCAGCACCATCAACCTGATGGGGGAGGTGCTGAAGCGCGACGGGAATTTCCCCATGGAGCATGTGCCCTTCCGCGGTGCGGCACCCCTGGTGCAGGACATGCTGGCCGGGCGAATCCAGTTCGGGGGCGATCAGCTTTCCTCCTCGCTCACCCATATCCGCGGTGGCACGCTGCGCCCCATCGCCACCCTGGCCACGACGCGCGCCGGCGCGCTGCCTGATGTGCAGACCGTGCGCGAGCAAGGCTTCGCCAATGCGGAAATGCTGGGCTGGAATGGCTTCTTCGCGCCCGCCCGCACGCCGGAGGCGGTGATGATCCGCCTCCAGGCCGAGATCGCGGCCGCCGCCCGCCACCCGGCCCTGGCCGCCCGCATCCAGGAATTGGGGGCCGAGCCCGGTGGCAATTCCAGCGCGGAATTCACCCAAGCCGTGCATGGGCAGATCGCCGCCATGCGGCCGCTCGTGCAATCGCTGCAGATGCGGGTGGAATGA
- a CDS encoding phosphoglucomutase/phosphomannomutase PgmG produces MAAFSHHFDKTSLREYDIRGIVGQTLHPADAFAIGRVFGTIVGRAGGSRVAVGWDGRLSSPELQQHLVAGLVASGMEVVRVGCGPTPMLYFASYDQKADGAVMLTGSHNPPNYNGFKMMIGKKPFFGKDIQTLGAMAAAGDVVMTAPGSARDADVSEAYIARMVQDYAGGAKTLNVVWDPGNGSGGAITERLVKQLPGKHVVINGEIDGNFPNHHPDPTVLKNLEQIIARVKAEGADLGIAFDGDADRIGVVDGDGHMLFGDQLLVVLARDVLKSHPGATIIADVKASQVLFDEVAKAGGVPMMWKTGHSLIKQKMAETGCPLAGEMSGHTFFADKWYGFDDALYSGVRLLDILARSDQTLAQMRAALPQVLNTPELRFNCDEARKFQVIEEVRGRLATEGAQVQAVDGVRVLSEDGWWLLRASNTQAVLVARCEASTEAGLERLKAQLVRQLEASGLEAPDFSGENAGH; encoded by the coding sequence ATGGCCGCCTTCTCGCACCATTTCGACAAGACCTCGCTGCGCGAATACGACATTCGCGGCATTGTGGGGCAGACGCTCCATCCGGCGGATGCCTTCGCCATCGGCCGGGTCTTCGGCACCATCGTGGGCCGGGCGGGTGGCAGCCGCGTGGCGGTGGGCTGGGATGGGCGGCTCTCCTCGCCCGAATTGCAGCAGCACCTGGTGGCGGGGCTGGTCGCTTCGGGCATGGAGGTGGTGCGCGTGGGCTGCGGGCCGACGCCGATGCTCTATTTCGCCAGCTACGACCAGAAGGCCGATGGCGCCGTGATGCTAACCGGCAGCCACAATCCGCCAAACTACAACGGCTTCAAGATGATGATCGGCAAGAAGCCGTTCTTCGGCAAGGATATCCAGACGCTGGGCGCCATGGCTGCCGCCGGGGACGTGGTGATGACGGCGCCCGGCTCGGCGCGGGACGCGGATGTAAGCGAGGCCTATATCGCCCGCATGGTCCAGGACTACGCCGGCGGCGCCAAGACGCTGAACGTGGTCTGGGATCCGGGCAATGGCTCAGGCGGCGCCATCACGGAGCGCCTGGTCAAGCAGCTGCCGGGCAAGCACGTCGTCATCAATGGCGAGATTGACGGCAATTTCCCCAATCACCATCCCGACCCGACCGTGCTGAAGAACCTCGAGCAGATCATCGCCCGGGTGAAGGCCGAAGGGGCTGACCTCGGCATCGCCTTTGATGGCGATGCGGATCGCATCGGCGTGGTGGATGGTGACGGCCATATGCTGTTTGGCGACCAGCTTCTGGTGGTGCTGGCGCGGGATGTGCTGAAATCCCACCCGGGCGCCACCATCATCGCCGATGTGAAGGCCAGCCAGGTGCTGTTCGACGAGGTCGCCAAGGCGGGCGGCGTGCCCATGATGTGGAAGACCGGCCACAGCCTCATCAAGCAGAAGATGGCCGAAACCGGCTGCCCGCTGGCGGGTGAGATGTCGGGCCATACCTTCTTCGCGGATAAGTGGTACGGCTTTGATGACGCGCTGTATTCCGGCGTCCGCCTGCTGGATATCCTCGCCCGCAGCGACCAGACGCTGGCGCAGATGCGCGCGGCCCTCCCCCAGGTGCTGAACACGCCCGAGCTGCGCTTCAATTGCGACGAGGCCCGCAAATTCCAGGTGATCGAGGAAGTCCGCGGCCGCCTCGCGACCGAGGGCGCGCAGGTCCAGGCCGTGGATGGCGTGCGCGTGCTGAGCGAGGATGGCTGGTGGCTGCTGCGCGCCTCCAACACCCAGGCCGTCCTGGTCGCCCGCTGCGAGGCCTCGACCGAGGCCGGGCTGGAGCGGCTGAAGGCGCAGCTGGTGCGGCAATTGGAGGCCTCCGGCCTCGAAGCGCCGGACTTCTCGGGAGAGAATGCCGGCCACTGA
- a CDS encoding UDP-glucose/GDP-mannose dehydrogenase family protein translates to MKIAMIGAGYVGLVSGACFAEFGVDVAVVDTDPAKIEALKAGRIPIYEPRLDHLVADNAREGRLTFTTDLDEAVTGAEAVFLAVGTPTRRGDGHADLTYVFAAAEQVARAAKGPLVLVTKSTVPVGTGREVKRRVKAARPDLDIAVASNPEFLREGAAIGDFMRPDRIVIGIEEGEAGARAEAVLKRLYRPLYLIETPIVATGLETAEIIKYAANAFLAMKISFINEVADLCEKAGADVQQVARGIGLDGRIGRKFLHAGPGYGGSCFPKDTIAFARTGQDLGAPLRLVEATIAVNDGRKLAMADRVIAACGGSVAGKTIAVLGLTFKPETDDMRDAPSLDIVPKLAAAGAVIRAFDPQGMGFARQLLPAGVHYANNALDALAGAEAVVLLTEWNEFRNIAPEKLASVMRGRVMLDLRNVYDPAAMREAGFTYHSIGRP, encoded by the coding sequence ATGAAGATCGCGATGATCGGTGCCGGCTATGTCGGCCTCGTCTCCGGCGCCTGCTTCGCCGAATTCGGGGTGGATGTGGCCGTGGTGGACACGGACCCCGCCAAGATCGAAGCCCTCAAGGCCGGGCGCATCCCGATCTATGAACCGCGGCTGGACCACCTGGTGGCCGATAACGCGCGCGAGGGCCGGCTGACCTTCACGACCGACCTCGACGAAGCCGTGACCGGAGCCGAGGCGGTGTTCCTCGCCGTCGGCACGCCCACCCGACGCGGCGATGGCCATGCCGACCTCACCTATGTTTTCGCCGCGGCCGAGCAGGTGGCGCGCGCGGCGAAGGGGCCGCTGGTGCTGGTGACGAAATCCACCGTCCCGGTCGGCACCGGGCGCGAGGTGAAACGCCGGGTGAAGGCAGCGCGGCCTGATCTCGATATCGCCGTCGCCTCCAACCCGGAATTCCTGCGCGAAGGTGCGGCCATCGGGGATTTCATGCGGCCGGACCGCATTGTTATCGGCATCGAGGAAGGCGAGGCGGGCGCGCGGGCGGAAGCCGTGCTGAAGCGCCTTTATCGCCCGCTCTATCTGATCGAGACGCCGATCGTCGCCACGGGGCTAGAGACGGCCGAGATCATCAAATACGCCGCCAACGCCTTCCTCGCGATGAAGATCAGCTTCATCAACGAGGTGGCGGATCTCTGCGAAAAGGCCGGCGCCGATGTGCAGCAGGTGGCGCGCGGCATTGGGCTGGATGGCCGGATCGGGCGCAAATTCCTGCATGCGGGGCCGGGCTATGGCGGCTCCTGCTTCCCCAAGGACACCATCGCCTTCGCCCGCACCGGGCAGGATCTCGGCGCGCCACTGCGCCTGGTGGAAGCCACCATCGCGGTGAATGACGGCCGCAAGCTCGCCATGGCGGACCGCGTGATCGCGGCCTGTGGCGGCAGCGTGGCCGGCAAGACCATCGCTGTGCTCGGGCTGACCTTCAAGCCCGAGACGGATGACATGCGCGATGCGCCCTCGCTCGATATCGTACCGAAGCTGGCCGCGGCGGGGGCGGTGATCCGCGCCTTTGATCCGCAGGGCATGGGCTTCGCGCGGCAACTCCTGCCGGCCGGCGTGCATTATGCCAACAACGCGCTCGATGCGCTGGCGGGGGCCGAGGCCGTTGTGTTGCTGACCGAGTGGAACGAGTTCCGCAACATCGCGCCCGAAAAGCTGGCTTCCGTGATGCGGGGGCGCGTCATGCTCGACCTGCGCAATGTCTATGACCCGGCCGCGATGCGCGAGGCGGGCTTCACCTATCACTCGATCGGAAGACCCTGA
- the galU gene encoding UTP--glucose-1-phosphate uridylyltransferase GalU: MPKPLKKAVMPVAGMGTRFLPATKALAKEMLPVVDRPLIQYAVDEARAAGIEQFCFVTGRGKTSIVEHFDVAYELEKTLEERNKMDILRELRGLAIEPGSLLTVRQQVPLGLGHAIWCARAFIGDDPFAILLPDDLMQCDKPCIGQLADAYAETGGNVVAIEEVPMERVNKYGVLDIEKDMGRLVSIKGLVEKPPVDQAPSNLTIIGRYVLMPEVIGHLAKMEKGSGGEIQLTDSMAKLIGHQPFHGLRYEGRRFDCGDKVGYLEAQIAFALARPEIAPAVRQFLNTYR, from the coding sequence ATGCCAAAGCCGCTGAAAAAGGCCGTCATGCCCGTTGCCGGCATGGGCACACGCTTCCTTCCGGCGACCAAGGCGCTGGCCAAGGAAATGCTCCCGGTGGTGGATCGCCCGCTGATCCAGTACGCCGTGGATGAGGCGCGGGCCGCCGGCATCGAGCAGTTCTGCTTCGTCACCGGCCGCGGCAAGACCAGCATCGTCGAGCATTTCGACGTGGCCTATGAGCTGGAAAAGACCCTCGAAGAGCGCAACAAGATGGACATCCTGCGCGAGCTGCGCGGCCTGGCCATCGAACCGGGCAGCCTGCTCACCGTGCGCCAGCAGGTGCCGCTGGGCCTGGGCCATGCCATCTGGTGCGCGCGCGCCTTCATCGGCGATGACCCCTTCGCCATCCTGCTGCCCGATGACCTGATGCAATGCGACAAGCCCTGCATCGGCCAGCTGGCTGATGCCTATGCCGAGACGGGCGGCAATGTCGTCGCCATCGAGGAAGTGCCGATGGAGCGCGTCAACAAATACGGCGTGCTCGACATCGAGAAGGATATGGGCCGGCTGGTCTCCATCAAGGGCCTCGTGGAGAAGCCGCCGGTGGACCAGGCGCCCTCCAACCTCACCATCATCGGCCGCTACGTGCTGATGCCCGAGGTGATCGGCCATCTGGCCAAAATGGAAAAGGGCTCGGGCGGGGAAATCCAGCTCACCGACAGCATGGCCAAGCTGATCGGCCACCAGCCCTTCCATGGGTTGCGCTACGAAGGCCGACGTTTCGATTGCGGCGACAAGGTGGGCTACCTGGAGGCGCAGATCGCCTTTGCCCTGGCACGCCCCGAAATCGCGCCGGCCGTGCGTCAGTTTCTCAACACCTATCGGTGA
- a CDS encoding D-alanyl-D-alanine carboxypeptidase family protein has protein sequence MIISALSRAAMALILSLWAGVATAQITARDRYASIVVDARSGQVLSAANADETRHPASLTKMMTLYMLFEAMRDGRLSLSTPIRVSAEAASRPPSKLGVPAGGSISAESAILALVTRSANDIATAVGEALAGDEDAFSRAMTQRARSLGMTRTTFRNASGLPDPEQVTTARDMALLGRRLIADFPDQYHYFATQYFAHGNRMIRNHNGMLRDYPGTDGIKTGFINASGFNIVTSAQREGVRLVGAVFGGSSWPQRNGHMAELLDEGFQRMGVRGVPVMASAAPRIVAGRDATLGPGPRRAALAARAPAPAARNTGLAARNTGRPAPGRLQATAATRPAPARPTVTAAPQAASRARPATASSTQSRARPPARAAQTPVPPRPQQVARSGG, from the coding sequence GCTACGCTTCCATCGTGGTGGATGCGCGCTCCGGCCAGGTGCTGAGTGCCGCCAATGCCGATGAAACCCGGCACCCGGCCTCGCTCACCAAGATGATGACCCTGTACATGCTGTTCGAGGCGATGCGCGATGGTCGCCTCTCGCTCAGCACGCCGATCCGTGTCAGCGCGGAAGCAGCCTCTCGCCCGCCGTCCAAGCTGGGCGTGCCGGCCGGCGGCAGCATCTCGGCCGAAAGCGCCATCCTGGCGCTCGTCACCCGCTCGGCCAATGACATCGCGACCGCCGTGGGCGAAGCGCTTGCGGGCGATGAGGATGCCTTTTCCCGCGCCATGACCCAGCGGGCCCGCAGCCTGGGCATGACGCGCACCACCTTCCGCAACGCCTCCGGCCTGCCCGACCCCGAGCAGGTGACCACCGCGCGGGACATGGCGTTGCTCGGGCGCCGGCTGATCGCGGATTTCCCGGATCAGTACCACTATTTCGCCACGCAGTATTTCGCCCATGGCAACCGCATGATCCGCAACCATAACGGCATGCTGCGCGATTACCCGGGCACCGATGGCATCAAGACCGGCTTCATCAATGCGTCCGGCTTCAACATCGTCACCTCGGCGCAGCGCGAAGGCGTGCGCCTGGTCGGCGCGGTGTTTGGCGGCAGCTCCTGGCCGCAGCGCAATGGCCACATGGCCGAATTGCTGGATGAGGGCTTCCAGCGAATGGGCGTGCGCGGCGTGCCGGTCATGGCCTCTGCGGCGCCCCGCATTGTCGCCGGGCGGGATGCGACGCTCGGCCCGGGCCCGCGCCGCGCGGCCCTCGCCGCACGCGCGCCCGCCCCTGCCGCGCGCAACACCGGACTGGCTGCGCGCAACACGGGCCGGCCCGCACCCGGCCGGCTCCAGGCCACGGCCGCCACGCGCCCCGCGCCAGCCCGCCCGACGGTCACGGCCGCACCGCAGGCCGCCAGCCGCGCCCGGCCAGCCACGGCGAGCTCGACGCAAAGCCGGGCCCGCCCGCCTGCCCGCGCCGCGCAAACCCCGGTCCCGCCGCGGCCACAGCAGGTTGCGCGCAGCGGGGGCTGA